TGTTGCCGGCGTTCCCGGTGAGTCGGTTCCCGGAGGCGCTGCCGGTGATGTCGAGGTCGAGGGCACCGGTCAGTGTCGCGTTCTCGATGTTCCCGTACCGGCCGAGATCGACGTCGGCCAGTTCCGCCCGGATCGTGTCGAGTCCGCCGTCTTCCTCCTCGTTGATGGTGTCGTCCTCGCTCCCCGAATTGAGCACATAGACGTCATTGCCGCCACCGCCGGCCAGCACATCGGAGCCCTCGCCGCCCTCGAACACGTCGTCGCCGGTGCCGCCAATGAATGTGACGGAGTCACTCGTCTGGGCTTTCGCGGTGACGCCACTCAGTCGGCCGGGGGCCGAGACGGCCGAGGCATCGATCATGGTCACGTGGGCGATGTGCGTGCCGGGCTGCGTGAAGTCCCAGCCGGTCTCGCCGGAAACGTACACGGTAGTCACATTCTCCAAGTCGAGGCCGATGCGGGTGAAAGGGTCGGTCTCGGGGCCGAGCGGCAGGGGAAGACCGAGGCTGTCCGTGTCCCCGTACTTGTAGTCGAGGTTGTTTCCGCTGACCTCCACGATCTCGGCACCACGCACGACGATGCGGCCCTCGTCCGCGCCATCGGCTTCGACACCCACGAACGCGAGCTTCACCCGGTCCGCGGTCCCGCCCTCTACCATCTCGATATGGATGGTGCCGAGCTGATTGTTCAGTGGGTCGAAATCGCCGGCCGTCTTGAAGGCGACAACGGAGTCGCCGCGCACATTGACGATCGTGTTAGTGCCGGCCGCGGCGGAACCGCTGGAAACCACGATCTGCGTCATCGCATCGAAGTTGCTGGCGTCGGCCGTGTGACTCTGCGATGTCGCGTGCAGGTGCAGCACCTCGAAGTTCGAGATGCTGTCGCTGATGTCGCCGATCGCCTCGGCCACCCCGAAGGTCATGCGGATCGTGTCGGCGTCTGGGGTGTTGTGATCCGGCTCCAGGTTGCCGGTGCCACCGTCGATCGTCCCGCCCTGAAACGCGTCCGACCCCAGGATCCGTACTTCGTCCTTGCTGACGGCGAGATCGATGTGGCCGCGCAAGCCAAGACCGGCATTCAAGCCGGCGTCGGGCCCTTCGGTGCCGTCGTTACCGGCATTGACTTCCCCGAGATTGCCCAGCCGCACGTAGTCGCGGCCGCCGTCCCGGCCGCCGACATAACGGAACTCGGCGCTGCCGCCAGCGGTGCCGAGAATGGCGTCGTCGAGCGGAGTCAGGATGTTGAACGCGTTGACGTTGCCCGACTCGAAGCCCCGCAGGAAGTCGCCACCGACCTCGCGCACGATCCGAAAGGCGGCGTTGAGGTCGATGGTCGTTGCATTCCGCACGTCCCAGCGTACGTCGACGGGTTCGTAGTTGGCGAGAATTCTTATCGTGCTGGCGGACTGGAACGACAAGTTCGCGCGGTTGACGCCTGCGGTGGCGATCGACGGCGTGGCCGATTCACCGCCCAACACGCCGTTGGTCGCGAACGACAGGGAGACATCGGTGGCGGTGTCGTCCCACAACTGCTCGTCTGCGCCCAGACGCAGCCCGTAGGTGCGGATCGCAAGCGCTCTTTCCCCCACAGCGGCTTTCACGATCACCGATCCATCGATGTTCGCGAGGTCCAGCGTCTCGATGGCGTCGGACGTGATCGTCGTCGTGCCGCTGACTTCCAGAAGGCGGACGAAGTCGAGCTCGTCGACCGCAGCGACATCGGTGATCGTGACGTCCCCGGCGCCGAAGACGCTGGCGATGCTCTCCCATCCGTCGGCCGTCAGGGTCACCGGCGTGCCGGCATTGACGTAGTCGTTCAAGACGAGAAGGTCGCCGCCGGTGAGGCTGAAGGAACGATCCGCCGTCTCGATGGTGCGGTCAGCGAACACCAGCCGGTCGATGGTCCGCCAGTCAATGGTCGTGTTGTCCTGCTCGGCGAGATCGTCCCCGGCTGTCGTGTTGCTGAACAGCAGCCCGGCATCATTGCCGAAGTAGAACTGCACGCCACCGGTCATCTTGTAGTCGGCGAAGTTCCCTTCGAACACGACCGTGTCGAAGCCGATGACGTTGAGTTCCGGCACCGTGGCGTCGATCAGGTCGCCCCCGAAAGCGTAGTTCTCGATTCCCTTGCCGACGATGAACGTGTCGTCGCCAAAGCCTCCGAAGAAGATGTCGCTGCCGTCGTCTCCATCCAGGTAGTCGTCGCCGTTGCCACCGTTGAAGTAGTCGCTTCCCGCCCCGCCGACAAGGCGGTCGTTTCCGTCGCCGCCGTCCAGGCCATCGTTGCCGTCGTAGCCGTAGAGGATGTCGTCGCCGTCGTCGCCGAGCAGACTGTCGCCGGGGGCGCCGAAGTTCGTGTACTGGTTGTAGCGCCAGTTGTCCTGCGCGCTGCCGTGGACGATGTCGTTGCCGTCGCCACCGAACATCGTGTCGCCGTTGTTTTCGTCTGCGCTGGCGGCAGTGTAGTTTCCACGCAAGATGTCATCGCCGTCCTGGCCGTAGAGCGTGTCGCTCCCGGCACCGCCGTCGATCACGTCGTCGCCGGCGCCGCCCGAAAGGAGGTCGTTGCCCTGCAAGCCGTCGATCGTGTCGTCGGCGTCCTTGCCGAGGATCGTCGTCGTAGCGTGTGCCGGTGATCGGTCTGCCGTTGCCGAACAACCGATCGTGACCGACCGATGTCGACGTCGTGGGCGCGTCGCTCTGGACACGGTCGTCCCCACTGCCGGTGATCGCGGTGTTCGACGTGTCGACCACGACGAAGTCTTCGAACGAGAGCGCCGGGTGGGGATCGTTGTTCACGGTCGCGAACTGATCGAACTGCGCGAACTGGATCTGCGCCTCGCCGCCGACACCGTCGGCGTCGTAGTACAGCGCCCCCGTGGCATCGTCGTAGATGATACGGTCGAGCGCGTCCGTGGCGGCGGCGCCGACCACGAATCTCTCCGCGGTGAGGGTGCCGAGCGCGAGCGCCGAGAATACCATGTGACCGAGCCAGATGTGGTCGGCGGGCACGTCATCGTAGTAAATGAAATCGAAGTCGATGATGGTGTCCACGTTCGTCGATGCGTCAAGAGGGCGATCGAACAGGAAGACGTCGTTACCCGCCCCGCCCGCAGCGTGTCGTTGCCCGCACCGCCCGAGAGCAGGTCGTCGCCGTCGGCCGAGAAGATATCGTCGTCGCCCCGCATGCCGTAGATCGCGTTGCTTCCGCGGGAGCCGGTGAGGGTGTCGTCGCCGTCGCCGGTCACGAGATTCTCGATCTCGGTGCCCAGCGCGATGCGCAGGAACGTGATGCCTCCGACCGTGGAGTTGTTCCCCTGCTGCATCTTGACGATCAGGTCGTCGGTCATGGCCGACATGTCGAGCCAGTCGGTGCCGCCATCGGTGTCACTCAGGTTCACGCGAGAGCTGTCCCGCGTGATCGTCTTGAACACCTCGTCGGTGTAGTGGTAGACGTCGTCTGCCGTCGTGACGACACCATCCGCGGTGTCGGTGCCGTGGAGGGTGATCGATGCGGCGTTCAGAACGCCTTCGTCGGCCGCCCAGCGATCGACGATCCTGAGGTCCATTCGCCTTTCCGTTCTCGCCTCGGAAGCCGTTGGCGCCGAAGTCGAGGGTAGCCTGTTGCAGATCGTTCTGATAGAACAGCTCGAAGCGGAAGTCGACCAGCGAGGTCATCCCGCCGTCCGGGGAAATCAGGCTGATTTCCAGATCGTCGAGCTTGGAGTGGGAGACGTCGATCGTGACGTTCACGTAGTCGACGATGAAGTCGGCTCCGTCGAACTGGAAACGGATGTCGGTCTGCTTCCCGTCGAGGAGCGCGACGGGCGCGGTGGTTGCCTGCCGGAAGGAGCTTTCGTTCGCACTGGTCTTCGGCCCCGAGAACAGATTCCATACCTCGGCCATCCTCACCGCGTTGTACGCGTTCACCGCGCCGTAGCCGTAGTCTTCGGAGTAATGCAGTCCCCCGCCGTTCCAGTTGTCGGCGCCGTTGTATTGCCAGGTATTGTTCTCGTCGTTCAGCCGGATGCCGTCGACACCACTCCCGATCTCGTGGGCCGAATAGGCAAGAATGTTCTGGACATCTCGCCAGCCGAGGTGCTCATTGGCGTCCAGCATCAGTGCCACCACGCCAGTGACGATGGGTGTGGCGCCGGAGGTGCCGCCGAAGGCGTTG
This DNA window, taken from Betaproteobacteria bacterium, encodes the following:
- a CDS encoding M10 family metallopeptidase C-terminal domain-containing protein, with product MFKTITRDSSRVNLSDTDGGTDWLDMSAMTDDLIVKMQQGNNSTVGGITFLRIALGTEIENLVTGDGDDTLTGSRGSNAIYGMRGDDDIFSADGDDLLSGGAGNDTLRAGRVTTSSCSIALLTHRRTWTPSSTSISFTTMTCPPTTSGSVTWYSRRSRSAPSPRRDSWSAPPPRTRSTVSSTTMPRGRCTTTPTVSAARRRSSSRSSISSRP
- a CDS encoding S8 family serine peptidase yields the protein MWDEYSGAGVHVGIYDDGLQTNHPDLAANIDASRQVTVEGQIIDPLTATIDFWAPHGTAVAGLIGSANNDIGTTGVAWGAGLTGVTIFSGSADINNNYAGFLEAASQSGNFDVINHSWGKFPGFWQDGVSNAQDQSLIDRWFTALETGRGGLGTIQVKAAGNADQNSNGDESGSTRATIIVGAYDDDGDASYYSSYGANLLVSAPSSGVVDFFLGAINKGQVTTDLTTVIDAGSPLPLGYNGLPDWDYTNAFGGTSGATPIVTGVVALMLDANEHLGWRDVQNILAYSAHEIGSGVDGIRLNDENNTWQYNGADNWNGGGLHYSEDYGYGAVNAYNAVRMAEVWNLFSGPKTSANESSFRQATTAPVALLDGKQTDIRFQFDGADFIVDYVNVTIDVSHSKLDDLEISLISPDGGMTSLVDFRFELFYQNDLQQATLDFGANGFRGENGKANGPQDRRSLGGRRRRSERRIDHPPRHRHRGWCRHDGRRRLPLHRRGVQDDHAGQLSREPE